CTGCATGGGGTAGGACAAGTAGTGTGGAAGGAGGAAAAGGCAATGGAAGCGGATACAGAGAAAGAATAAGAGTGGAGTAAGATGTAaaaaaggggggagtaaaaaatacaaaaagagagatgtttaatttaaaaactggGTCATGCAGTAGTTATAAGAAGGCACTAGTTGTTGGCAGGGTACATTGACAATGTTTTACGAAGGAGTATTAAAGAATAGATTCTTATATACAGAGGCTGTGAAGGCCTATGATAGACAGTATAATGCAGCACTATCTCCATAGTGTTTAGAATTTAATGCCATATAATGCACCGCACATTTGTGGCCAGGAGGCCATGTCTAGATGCCACCATTCCCAACACATGCTGATCATCTGAGATTGAGGTATAGAGAAGGGGACAGTGAATCTGGGAGAGTAGAGCAGATATTCTTCTGAAGTTCTTTCCTTTGCCCGTAAGAGTTTTATAGTTTGACCaccaggcttccttcagctctccGTCTCGCTGGATTTTAACGTTTCAGGGTTGTTTTTGAGCAGGATCTCTCGGAGTTCTGGAGACATGTAATAAGGTCTCTCCAAGGAGCCATCATTCCTCTCCAGATCTTCACCTTGGTTATGATCAGCCCCCCAAGGACGATCAACGTAAGATAGAAAAGGTGAGGGAAGCACGCAAGTCAGAAGGAAAGAGAAGCAGAAATATAGATAGAAGCAAAGTGATGAGCGAGAGGTTTAGGGATTTAAAAGAGAAatgaaaaacaagaaaataagATTAGTATAGTAGAGACTATCACCATATTAAATCAGATTGAAACAGAAAGGTTAGGATTCAGTTAGACTGCAAGCTCTGCAACCAGTTCATCTACCCATCCACCCTAAATGACATcgatgtatattatttattacctGGATGTAACAAATACTTACAGAAACACAGGAAGAGTGTGTCTACACACATCGCATACACACTGAAAAAGCCGTGAGCGATTAGGTAGGATCCAATAACCACCGTCTGAGGAGAAGGAAGGAACAAGTTTAATCAGTTTTCATTAGTCAGTTTTTATCCACTATCGATGTCAACTTTTTCATTCTGGAAGGCATATAATAAAACGTTCCTTAACAGGTGATATTTGCAACTGGCTCACAACAGACCAATTATATCAAGTGTTAGGAGTGTTGGATGTTCGTGTTTGAAGACAAAAATCAGTTTACAATTCAATGTTCCATAAACACTAGCTGTACATGTGTTAATAGtgactacaaaaataaaataaaataaaaaaaaaaaaacttaattttcagctgccaaatttcaatgttaaATCAATCCTTACCGTTACAAACCTCACTGAATTTTATGAAAGATTATGATTTACGTGCTAAGGTAACCTGTTTCCATTGTAAAACCTCCTATCCTGGCATCTTTTGGGTCTCggattaaaggattttttttcccatcagaGAAAATGTTTTAAAGGCTAGagagtgcagtgtccctgtctgtCCAAGCCTGCATTGTAAAATCTTGCCAATATTTaggaacggcaatgtttacattgcaggtttaatatATTGAGAATATGTTTTTTTAGCATTTATTTAGCACCAACACAGGGACATACACCTAGCTAGGtctcaggacactatagtgttaggaatctatgtttatattcctaatgcaatagcgttcctttaaaaatacatatctaTTGATATACTTGTATAGATAGATGGTATAGAGATAACTTTGTGTAAACTCCTTTTGTTGACAAAGTCTGACTTTTTATCTATTTCAAAGTCATGCAAGGTTTCTGTCAATTTTATTTGtatgtacaaatatatacatgtttatttttCTCCTAATTCCCTATGaatgttgtgttattgtgtaggaATATTTTtactccatttaaccccttaaggacacatgacatgtatgacatgtcatgattcccttttattccagaagtttggtccttaaggggttaaataatgtgagggggaaaaaaaatccacaaaataaCCAGCAGACagaaaaatgaatttcaaattagcAGATTATTATCTCTGGGAAATGGTCAATAGAACAAGCCTACATGAAGGCCTTGAATCGCTTTAAATGGTCACACCAAAGATCAAGCTAAAATTCCAGACATTTTCACCGGCTTCAAGTGTCATGGCGAGTGCTCATAAATACACAAGCATTACTGCTGCATGCTGGAACACATAATATAAACAGAGGATTGTGGGAAAAGGTCATTGTGATCCAACTCACCAGGATTGGAACCCAGTAATAATTGAGAGTTGGCGCCGTGTCCTGCACGATGCGGATCCGATGGGTAAAGAAGAAGAAGGCAAGAATACCTGCAAAACATTGACACCAAGTGAATCTTAACCATATGAGAGAGATTAATTTCAACAGCTAGCACAACAGTTCtaatgtttaatgggttaaatagTAAATCCCACTGGGGAGCACAGTGACCTGTTCAATGGGTTAAAAGTAGAATTGGATATTAGATGCATGGCATTACACTAAAGAGACTATATTTTTATTGCACCGCttatatataccttgctacatgCGGTTTTGTAATGGTggaatgtttaataaaaaaagattgacaaaaaaaaaatgaaaattaaaattatCTACACTCAAAACAACAACTTCATCCCATCACCTGCACCCAAAGCAACAATTCAGGAGTACAGCAGCTGGGGCTCAACTTTGCGGTTAATCCATTTGAAAGAGGGTTaacacattaaaaggacactccagaaccCTAAACCACTTTAGTTGGCTGAAAAGCTTTATTAGAGaatagtgtgtcctattttttcattttgcaaaaagtgcagatttcagtagaaattgacacttttataaattaacctggttacaccccctggctttcaatcagacaacaggtaatgttacttcctggattgtttagctcagtgaagcttaaCTCATGAGGCAGCAAATGAACAAAGCACCATCTctgcaaaggcagcaggcaaaagatctgcagcttttgcaagtatttttggatatacccccaataaaaaaaagcataattaaaagcatgaaagttttcatttggggtacagCTACTAAATGccgtttttaaaaatgtattttgcatttgggaagtggagtgtccctttaaggtaaaaagTGTCAGGGACTCCAGCCCCCAAAACAATCTTAATGGCATCGTGCTGAGTGTACAGAGTACCTTTAATATGGTGCAATAAACCCAGTGAGACACGACAGGAGACTTTCATTCTTACCCACGCAACCTACTATCAGAAGTTTCCCGAGGAAAAGCAGGAAATCTGTGACTTTATCCAGGACGGCCACGCTGTGGACGGAGAGAGAGACCGGGTTACTCCAGGAGGATTTACACAGTTCAGAACATCTGAGGCAGGTTTGGGCTCCCAAGCAAACTGTGCACCCTTGATGCCATAGCAGTATGCCCTCTCTGAGCTTACTTACCGAATTATGTTCCTCATGAGCAAGAAGAAGGCATTTCGAGCTGATGTGCAGAAGTTGGTGCCATATATTGCTATCTGTAAAAGATACAGCATTTGTCACAGATCCTGCGGTCTTTCTATTGGTAGGATTTTAGGGTCCACCGCCACACCTTTACTCTACCCCACATAATGCCGCTTACATTAAATGGATCACATACATTATCTGACACTCCCCACATCCTGTCCCATACATTATCTGACACTCCCCAGGTCCTCTCCCATACATTATCTGACACTCCCCACATCCTGTCCCATACATTATCTGATACTCCCCAGGTCCTGTCCCACACATTATCTGATACTCCCCACGTCCTCTCCCATACATTATCTGATACTCCCCACGTCCTGTCCCATACATTATCTGATACACCCCACGTCCTGTCCCATACATTATCTGATACACCCCACGTCCTGTCCCATACATTATCTGATACACCCCACGTCCTCTCCCATACATTATCTGATACTCCCCACGTCCTGTCCCATACATTATCTGATACACCCCACGTCCTGTCCCATACATTATCTGATACTCCCCACGTCCTGTCCCATACATTATCTGATACTCCCCACGTCCTGTCCCATACATTATCTGATACACCCCACGTCCTGTCCCATACATTATCTGATACTCCCCACGTCCTGTCCCATACATTATCTGACACTCCCCACATCCTGTCCCATACATTATCTGATACTCCCCAGGTCCTCTCCCATACATTATCTGATACTCCCCACGTCCTGTCCCATACATTATCTGATACTCCCCACGTCCTGTCCCATACATTATCTGATACTCCCCACGTCCTGTCCCATACATTATCTGATACATCCCACGTCCTGTCCCATACATTATCTGATACACCCCACGTCCTGTCCCATACATTATCTGATACACCCCACGTCCTGTCCCATACATTATCTGATACACCCCACGTCCTGTCCCATACATTATCTGATACACCCCACGTCCTGTCCCATACATTATCTGATACACCCCACGTCCTGTCCCATACATTATCTGATACACCCCACGTCCTGTCCCATACATTATCTGATACACCCCACGTCCTGTCCCATACATTATCTGATACTCCCCACGTCCTGTCCCATACATTATCTGATACTCCCGACGTCCTGTCCCATACATTATCTGATACTCCCCACGTCCTGTCCCATACATTATCTGATACCCCCACGTCCTGTCCCATACATTATCTGATACTCCCGACGTCCTGTCCCATACATTATCTGATACTCCCCACGTCCTCTCCCATACATTATCTGATACTCCCCACGTCCTGTCCCATACATTATCTGATACTCCCCACGTCCTGTCCCATACATTATCTGATACTCCCCACGTCCTGTCCCATACATTATCTGATACTCCCCACGTCCTGTCCCATACATTATCTGATACTCCCCACGTCCTGTCCCATACATTATCTGATACTCCCCACGTCCTGTCCCATACATTATCTGATAATAATGTCTTTCTGGTGCTTACCATGATATATGCATTACGATTTAGAAACTTGATAAACTTCTCCAGACACCAGAAGCAGCATTTCAAGCAGCAAAGGAGGAAGCGTGCACATTTATTCTCTGCCCCTAGAGGGAAAGAAGGGAGATAAGAGTATTCAATTATTCAATACCTGGCATGAACTTGATGAACTTGTGCTCTGCTAGGTTTTTATTAAGATCCTGGAGAGAGCAAGCAGCACGCTGTTCAAGGGTAGAGAGGAGTGGACATAGCAGAGAGAAAACTATGTGGTTTCTACATTATTCTACTACTCATTACTACCATAAATTATATAtgttgtagtggtgatggtgcaggGAGAGTCTTTGGGTGTTCCACCATGATTTTGACAAAACAACATTGCTCTTCCAGCAACCAAAGCTCAGGCCCTTGGTTGTCACTCAAACAATGACTTGTCCACCATCACCAAACCTGTCCAACCTTGGAAAGCAATGACGGTTGGAAAGTGATGGGATAACCTGCCTCATTCAAAGCGGTCTTACCTTTGAGTTTGTGATCCAGATATTCCAGCATGATTCGTATTAACTGCACTATGGCGAGAATAAGAGATCCAAATGCCAAAGATCCTGTATGGTACCTGCAGCAACAAAGCATCACAGGAAATGCGGTGAGTTCGTTTACGGTGTACCCACCCAATAGGATGATCTACATTATGGTCAGGaccatcttacctcagtgcccgGCCCAGAGAAGAGAAGATAGGGAAAGCTGGCATGTCATCCGGCTTCTTAAACGCCCAGTAATAGGAGGCAAACGCCCCAGCAAGTGTTACTTGCCCCAGTGCTATGACAAAGTTTGCCAACCAAAGGAACATGAAAGCATTGTAGATTTGAAAGACTATAAGGTATTTGTGGTAATAGGTTTCTCCTCCGTAGAAGGCAAACTGGCACCTGGCATCTGGACACAGGCGAGTGACATTGGTGGAGTTAAACGTCTGaggaaaaatataattattaaagaatagacTTAGACATAAAACCATGACAATCTAATTTCAAATTGGAAATATTGAGGAGGTGGGGGAACCACGTACACAATATACAGGAGTCAAAATCCATTTCAGCTCCACAACTTGAAGTGGCACCGTCACGCCAAACTTATCTTTCTCCtattgcttcctcttctcttaccctctcagaatctgttcttattttctcaatttctgatctagttttctttaaaacgtaaataagtagggactactttgtcttatgtctttttcctacgcctgacattctctgaccaaaggaggagcttaatTCAGCTACATCTCCTGTATCAAAGAAAGTATTCCCAGAATACTCACCCTCCTCCtagacacaggaaatggagccgACTTAAACTCCTTCTTTGGTCAGAGAATGTCAGGCTTAAGAAAaagacataagacaaagtagtccctactttatcttacattttaaagaaatctagatcagaaatgaagaaaagaagaacagattctgagagagggagagaagaggaagcaataGGAGAGGCAAGTTTGGCGTGACAGTGCAGCTCTAGCCATTAGGGGGTAACAAATTGAATCTCCTTGATGGCCAACTGTTTATtggaagttttttttataaagttcacAGAGTACTTTGTGTCCACATGTTTTTACATTCCTGCAATTTTGACTCcgcaacaaaatgtaaaatacagttaaaataaatacaatagacaAGTGTTGTGCTCTACAAAGGAATGTAGCTATTTTTGTTGGGTTGACAAAGCAGCTTTCCATGTActgagcaaaaaacaaaaaacaaaacacaaacacagtCTTAAAATATAGTGAACCACTTGAACAGAGTATAGAAACAGTGAGATAATATTCCCTACAAAACCAATTTTACCCTAAATTCTGTTTCAGAGTCTCAACACTGAATTCACATTCAGATTTGTGATCCACAAAGGGTTGTTTACCCCTTAGCATGCACAAACCTAGGAACTGTACAGCTTTGCCCCAATAGCTCTTATGTAGGCAGTGGATTGCTTGGTTTCTGCGGCTTAACACTGGTGTGGTGGCAGTGGCGCCCGGTTCTGGGCGAGGGCAGGCCGTGGCGCCCGGTTCTGGGCGAGGGCAGGCCGTGGCGCCCGGTTCTGGGCGAGGGCAGGCCGTGGCGCCCGGTTCTGGGCGAGGGCAGGCCGTGGCGCCCGGTTCTGGGCGAGGGCAGGCCGTGGCGCCCGGTTCTGGGCGAGGGCAGGCCGTGGCGCCCGGTTCTGGGCGAGGGCAGGCCGTGGCGCCCGGTTCTGGACAAGGGCAGGCCGTGGCGCCCGGTTCTGGACAAGGGCAGGCCGTGGCGCCCGGTTCTGGACAAGGGCAGGCCGTGGCGCCCGGTTCTGGACAAGGGCAGGCCGTGGCGCCCGGTTCTGGACAAGGGCAGGCCGTGGCGCCCGGTTCTGGACAAGGGCAGGCCGTGGCGCCCGGTTCTGGACAAGGGCAGGCCGTGGCGCCCGGTTCTGGACAAGGGCAGGCCGTGGCGCCCGGTTCTGGACAAGGGCAGGCCGTGGCGCCCGGTTCTGGACAAGGGCAGGCCGTGGCGCCCGGTTCTGGACAAGGGCAGGCCGTGGCGCCCGGTTCTGGACAAGGGCAGGCCGTGGCGCCCGGTTCTGGACAAGGGCAGGCCGTGGCGCCCGGTTCTGGACAAGGGCAGGCCGTGGCGCCCGGTTCTGGACAAGGGCAGGCCGTGGCGCCCGGTTCTGGACAAGGGCAGGCCGTGGCGCCCGGTTCTGGACAAGGGCAGGCCGTGGCGCCCGGTTCTGGACAAGGGCAGGCCGTGGCGCCCGGTTCTGGACAAGGGCAGGCCGTGGCGCCCGGTTCTGGACAAGGGCAGGCCGTGGCGCCCGGTTCTGGACAAGGGCAGGCCGTGGCGCCCGGTTCTGGACAAGGGCAGGCCGTGGCGCCCGGTTCTGGACAAGGGCAGGCCGTGGCGCCCGGTTCTGGACAAGGGCAGGCCGTGGCGCCCGGTTCTGGACAAGGGCAGGCCGTGGCGCCCGGTTCTGGACAAGGGCAGGCCGTGGCGCCCGGTTCTGGACAAGGGCAGGCCGTGGCGCCCGGTTCTGGACAAGGGCAGGCCGTGGCGCCCGGTTCTGGACAAGGGCAGGCCGTGGCGCCCGGTTCTGGACAAGGGCAGGCCGTGGCGCCCGGTTCTGGACAAGGGCAGGCCGTGGCGCCCGGTTCTGGACAAGGGCAGGCCGTGGCGCCCGGTTCTGGACAAGGGCAGGCCGTGGCGCCCGGTTCTGGACAAGGGCAGGCCGTGGCGCCCGGTTCTGGACAAGGGCAGGCCGTGGCGCCCGGTTCTGGACAAGGGCAGGCCGTGGCGCCCGGTTCTGGACAAGGGCAGGCCGTGGCGCCCGGTTCTGGACAAGGGCAGGCCGTGGCGCCCGGTTCTGGACAAGGGCAGGCCGTGGCGCCCGGTTCTGGACAAGGGCAGGCCGTGGCGCCCGGTTCTGGACAAGGGCAGGCCGTGGCGCCCGGTTCTGGACAAGGGCAGGCCGTGGCGCCCGGTTCTGGACAAGGGCAGGCCGTGGCGCCCGGTTCTGGACAAGGGCAGGCCGTGGCGCCCGGTTCTGGACAAGGGCAGGCCGTGGCGCCCGGTTCTGGACAAGGGCAGGCCGTGGTGCCCGGTTCTGGACAAGGGCAGGCCGTGGTGCCCGGTTCTGGACAAGGGCAGGCCGTGGTGCCCGGTTCTGGACAAGGGCAGGCCGTGGTGTCTGGTTCTGGTGGAGATGGTGTATGTAGAGATGTTGGTTCTGTAGCAAAGTTAGTTATTGTTTATTGTCCAGTTGCACCCCCAAAGAGTGACTGGCCCTTTTATTGCTATTCCTGTCCACTATTCCCACACGCTTTCCTCCCTGTAGAGGTGTGGGAGTCATTAACTGATAAATACTCAGATACGGCAAAGTACCTAAATACCCCCTGTAACATTTAAAAAGCATTATATATGAACTCCTAGGGACTTACCTCTGGGTTGCAGATATTGCCAGAATCATCACATTGTGTTTGGTTAAACACTTTATAAACTGCGTCATTGGAGGTAGAAAGAAAGCTGAGGAGTGGTTAAGGATTCGTCACTAAATAGGTTAAGAAGAAGAGTGTATAAGGTGTTTTAGTGCAATTGCTGTCTGATGCCTTGTCCTGGTACTTACCCACTATTCTCCtataacatgcatgcatttaaaatgtgtatttttattttgcacttttttgtaaaaaTTATAAAAGGGCACACTTCACACATGAGTTTTTCTTTAagtgtgtggagtgtccctttacgtaTTAGGAATGGTAAGTCCCTAGTAGGAGACAGACAGCTTTATCAAGATCATTATGCAGTCAGGGGAACCGCTGTGGGTGATGGAAGGATAGGTGTATTGTGGGATGCAGTCAGGTAGTACGAGGTGGAAAAGCGGTTTGGGATAAAGGAAGTACTGTTGAGTGTCAGAAGGTACACTGTGAGCGGTGAGTACTAAAAGGATACACAGCTGTGATGGCCCAGTACGCGATGCACAGACATACAAGTAAGAACGTAAATAGAGGGAACACCAGTGAGGACATCACATGCCCAACGGCCCTGAGGAAAGAAGAGGATACAGGTTACAAACAGAGAGATAGTCGCAGTAATGAAGAGGCAGGAAATGGAAACAGAGAAAGTGACTACGAGCGTGAGAATGAGGGCAAGACAGAGGTGCACGAGTATAGTACAACAAATACAAAAGAGTGAAGGACAGAGAGGCCATGAGAAATGGAAAAGCTACAGAGACCACATGCAAGTGAGACACAAAGCAAAACAGAGGCAGATAAGAGGATGTGAATGACAACTCGAAAGAGGAAGCTAGGGAGCaaaaataacataacaaaaacatttatttctaataaaaatatgaatcatCCCAGAAGAACTAACAAATACACTGAATtacagtttatttaaaaatacattttaaaattaacataTTCTGTGACTGCACAAGAATTTTTAACTATATCACACTTTTCTAATAAGTGTTCTATGCAAGAATGGTCATTAGATACGGTTACTGTAGTAAGGATTGTTGAGAATGTAAAGTGAGTTTGATACTTAAGGCCAAAATGGATAAATGCTCCACGTCAGCTAGGCATCTAGTTCAGATAGTTTGGCTTTAAatccatttgaaattcactatgaattactGACAAAACTCACTATAGTGCATGTCTCGGGAAGATAGACCGTCAAAGAGTGAGAGTCATATAAGGCCAAACAGTGAGAAAGACAgagtagaccaggggtaggcaaccttcggcactccagatgttgtggactacattccccataatactcttacaaaGCATGAtggtaggtgtagtccaaaacatctgcagtgccgaaggttcccTATGCCTGGAgtagacagacagtcacagagcgaGAGTAAGATGAGGTCATAGAGACAGGCACAAAGCAAGAGTCAGATAAGGACAGAGCTAAGTATAGAGTAAGAGTCTAGGTCAGAGAAACCAGCATAGAAAGACGGTCAAAGAATAGTATATGAGAGAGAGGGTGCGGTAAGGTCCGAGACCTCCGAGGAAAAATCAGATCAATTAATTTCCTGGACTTTCCACCATGTTCattgttgccatggtaatgctggTTTCTTAGAAGGATCATCATAATCTCAGCATTCCAGTAGCAATCAATACAACATGGCTTCCCTCACCTGCTGGCCTCCTTTATAAGAGCAATGGCGATCATGATCCTCTTCCTCAGGAATATGAGCAGGAGAATTACGATGACTTCCATAATACAGAGGATGATCACTGTAGGCAAAAGGAGATTGTGTGAGCCTTGGTGAAATAATTGGACGTACAGCTAAATCCAAACAGCAAGATGACTTGACACCGTGTGATTAAGCAGTGCTGGCGAGCGTCTAACAGGACAGAGCAGGCTACTCCATTCCCTTTACCACACACCCAGAGATAGCGTGGCATACGGGCAATAAATAACTCTTTAAACATGGCAGCATCTCTCACTTAGAGCCCAGCTGGCTATGGTCTGTGAACTGTTCCATACAGCACAGCCACACGCAGGAATGCATTTTACACTTCTAAATGCTCAGTTACAATAGATGCTGTCACTTGAACAAGTCATTGGCCTGGTGTTAaactttaaaaatgagattgttaAAAAGCCTTGCAGGATTAATAATCCGTTTACTATCTTGCTGGCCCACCATATCAATTTTAATCTCCATTATTTCAGTGTTGGTGCCATCCCCTGCATCAAATTTATTTTGTTACAGAAGGAGCAGCAATAGACGTTCAAATATTCCACCCTACATCATTACAATCATGGGAAACATGTGATGTCCGTTCTCTGCTCACATGAACAAACCACAACCATATATACAAAGAACAGTAGCTGCTTCAGTGTTGATATCATGTTACGTAAACACTATACCACAACATAAACACAAAATTACAGATACGGCACTCGcacgcactctgcatcacattatctatacacagcacaggtttgGCACCAGCATCTACAGCATCAACTTTCTCTTCCTACCAGGTAGATCATGGTTCCAGCTTCCTCCCACACAATTACAATGAAGAAATGCACAACAACTTACTGAATGCCAACCATGTCTGGCGTAAGTGCAAGTACACACGAAGGTCCATCTGTAAGCCGATATCGGTGATCGTGACATCTGACCCCGACTCTCCCTTCAGTCGCGCATATTCCATGTAGCAGTGAAAGATTCCTGTGTACGGGAAAGCAGagaatataataacattatatgacAGAATGGTGTCTGAAGTGGGATCTGGTGAAACTAGAGGTAAATCATAGATATACGTACCATAGCCCATCACAGCAATCAGCATTATAATCATCACCCAGATCATAATACCAGCCAGGAACCTCAGTAAGACCACAAATATCAAACTGATCACCATGGCAATTACAAGACCTCTGTGGAACAGAATAAACATGTtatttgcatagttacatagctgaaaagagactcgcgtccatcaagttcagccttcctcacatttgtttttttgctaatgatccaaaagaaggcaaaaaacacagtctgaagcacttccaattttgcaacaaactaggaaaaaaatccttcctgaccccaaaatggcagtcatgtatctccttggatcaagcagctattatcccactaattaggagttatatccctgtatgctatgtttttggaagtgtttatccaattgctgtttaaacatctgtaaggactctgataaaaccacctcttcaggctgagaattccatatccttatagttcttactgtaaaaaaaaccttttctttgccttcgatgaaatctcttttcttcctaaatgtgtgaccctgtgtcctatgtatagccctgtttatgaatagatttacagataatgatttgtactggccccgaatatatttgtataatgttatcatatcccctctgaggcgccatttttccaaactaaagagatttaaattttttaacctttcttcgtaactaaaatactccattccttttatcaattttgtagctcatctctgcactttttctagtgccatgatatccttctttagaacaggtgcccaaaattgcacagcatattcaaggtgtggtcttaccagccatttataaagagtcaaaattatattttcatcccgagaatttatgcccctatttatacatgacaagaccttactggccttagcaactgcagattgacattgcatattgctgcctaatttgttgtcgataacaatttccaaatccttctcgtgtgtggttgtTCCTAATTCAcgaccatttagggtgtaagttgcttgtgcattcttgcccccgaagtgcataactttgcatttctctacattaaatttcatctgccattttagtgcccagtcccccaatctatacaAATCCctatgcagcaaagcaatatcctgctcacattttattactttgaaaagttttgtgtcatcagcaaacactacaacatgactttcaatgcctattgcaagatcatttataaatatgttaaatagaagaggtcccaaaacagaaccctgagggacaccactttgcacctctgtccagtttgaaaatgtaccattaatgacaactcgttgtactctatccttaagccaatgttctacccaataaCAAgtatattcatctagaccaatttcttttagtttgaagactaacctattgtgaggaaccgtatcaaatgccttggcaaaatccaagtagattttGATCAGATTTATATTCTGCTGAGTCCACTACATAACACTATCATATTTGTCTCTCCAGAATGTTCTCACTGCCCTCGCCAAACAAGCAAGCTGAGTGCCAACAACAGCTGAAGACACAAATGTTGTCCACAATGCCCCCACCATGATGAACCTCTTACATGATTATCCAGTACCACGATACTGTGTAGTCCTCAAATATCTTCATGGCCACCTGGCGAGCTTCTAACACTATATTGGCTTTTCTGCAGAGAAACAAAAAATCCAAAACTGTAGGACTCTCTTAAAAACGAGGCTTAGCAATAAAGATacatcacaaaaaaaatacaatctagaaaaacatgattttgtaGAACTATATatagatttgattttttttttatagaatgttATGTAATACCAATTACCAAAACAAAAACACCAACAAGTGT
This Pelobates fuscus isolate aPelFus1 chromosome 3, aPelFus1.pri, whole genome shotgun sequence DNA region includes the following protein-coding sequences:
- the SLC44A2 gene encoding choline transporter-like protein 2 isoform X3, giving the protein MEEDAGKTPPDEAYGEPRKYDPNFKGPIHNRSCTDILCCILIVLGIIAYVAVGIVAWTYGDPRKVIYPTDSRGQFCGQAGTPNEKKPFLFYFNIMKCASPLVLLQFQCPTTQICVDQCPDRFLTYYSVIATQQNFDYYKQFCRPGFNNFSKSLNEVLRDRDCPAMITPSKPFTRRCFPAINLKKGVVMVGNSTTFDDGIDQKSRNITDLVEGAKKANIVLEARQVAMKIFEDYTVSWYWIIIGLVIAMVISLIFVVLLRFLAGIMIWVMIIMLIAVMGYGIFHCYMEYARLKGESGSDVTITDIGLQMDLRVYLHLRQTWLAFMIILCIMEVIVILLLIFLRKRIMIAIALIKEASRAVGHVMSSLVFPLFTFLLVCLCIAYWAITAVFLSTSNDAVYKVFNQTQCDDSGNICNPETFNSTNVTRLCPDARCQFAFYGGETYYHKYLIVFQIYNAFMFLWLANFVIALGQVTLAGAFASYYWAFKKPDDMPAFPIFSSLGRALRYHTGSLAFGSLILAIVQLIRIMLEYLDHKLKGAENKCARFLLCCLKCCFWCLEKFIKFLNRNAYIMIAIYGTNFCTSARNAFFLLMRNIIRVAVLDKVTDFLLFLGKLLIVGCVGILAFFFFTHRIRIVQDTAPTLNYYWVPILTVVIGSYLIAHGFFSVYAMCVDTLFLCFLEDLERNDGSTEKPYFMAPNLQKLLNKTNKSADEK